In Pirellulales bacterium, a single genomic region encodes these proteins:
- a CDS encoding HAD-IA family hydrolase produces the protein MRYTAGSTLFPAIYPAGAMSEASPLKAVVFDLDGLMFNTEQLYQQVGGELLRRRGKVFGPDLLDQIMGRRTHVALQMMIDWHELPDTVETLTSESAQIFSGILDTQLERMPGLAELLDALEKARIRKAIATSSVRAFTERVLGYFDLVPRFAFILTAEDVTEGKPHPEIYQAAAARLGFEPRQIMVLEDSYNGCQAAIAAGTYAVAVPGEHSRTHDFSRATLVAESLADPRIYEALGLR, from the coding sequence ATGCGCTACACTGCTGGTTCCACGCTTTTTCCTGCCATCTATCCCGCCGGCGCCATGTCTGAAGCTTCTCCGCTCAAAGCTGTCGTGTTCGATCTTGATGGGCTGATGTTCAACACCGAACAGCTTTATCAGCAGGTCGGCGGTGAATTGCTGCGGCGGCGGGGAAAGGTCTTCGGGCCGGATTTGCTCGACCAGATCATGGGGCGGCGGACGCACGTCGCGCTGCAAATGATGATCGATTGGCACGAATTGCCCGATACGGTCGAAACGCTCACGAGCGAAAGTGCCCAAATTTTTTCGGGCATTTTGGACACGCAACTCGAGCGGATGCCGGGGCTGGCCGAGTTGCTCGATGCGCTCGAGAAGGCGCGAATCCGCAAAGCGATCGCCACGAGCAGCGTTCGGGCTTTTACCGAGCGCGTGTTGGGCTATTTTGATTTGGTGCCGCGGTTCGCGTTTATTCTGACGGCCGAGGATGTCACGGAAGGGAAGCCGCATCCCGAGATTTATCAAGCAGCGGCGGCCCGGCTCGGATTCGAGCCTCGGCAAATCATGGTGTTGGAGGACAGCTACAACGGCTGCCAGGCGGCGATCGCGGCGGGCACGTATGCCGTCGCGGTGCCGGGCGAGCACAGCCGGACCCACGATTTCAGCCGCGCGACGCTCGTTGCCGAGAGCCTCGCTGATCCGCGGATCTATGAAGCGCTCGGCTTGCGATAA
- a CDS encoding GNAT family N-acetyltransferase, with protein sequence MAAPRLVQFESVSALRDAAAAWDDLWQRSEVALPIGRAELVAQWIEAAAPRAGLRALAVEQDGQLVAAMPLLGGTIKRLIRVGRLPTNDWSWAGDLLVDPSADSDAAMELLALAVGRLPWRLLWLDGVAIESPRWMQFVAALESVGLAIDRREQFRVGTIEIDHDWPAYRASWSGNHRHQMRRMENRARREGSLSLTVLRDMRREQVEPLLRRGFEVECRGWKGTGGTAVLNSREMLGYYCRLARQLAEWGQLQLTFLELDGRPIAFEFGWNAKGVYCSPKVGYDEAFRQLTPGQLLRHELLERFFADPEQRLFDFVGPLAEATLKWITGSYKIGRLAVGTERRGGRAMVEMLRRYGKWKGGSKFRGGREPHIEECGDKSNFLASAAGSQRD encoded by the coding sequence TGGCCGCACCGCGATTGGTCCAATTCGAATCGGTTTCGGCGCTGCGGGACGCGGCGGCGGCGTGGGATGATCTTTGGCAGCGAAGCGAAGTGGCATTGCCGATTGGTCGGGCCGAACTGGTCGCGCAGTGGATCGAAGCGGCGGCGCCGCGAGCGGGTTTGCGGGCGCTGGCGGTCGAGCAAGACGGTCAACTTGTGGCCGCAATGCCGTTGTTGGGCGGCACGATCAAGCGATTGATTCGCGTCGGACGCCTGCCGACCAACGATTGGTCGTGGGCCGGCGATTTGCTCGTGGATCCGTCGGCCGATTCGGACGCGGCAATGGAGCTATTGGCCCTTGCGGTCGGCCGATTGCCGTGGCGGCTGCTTTGGCTCGACGGCGTGGCGATCGAGTCGCCGCGATGGATGCAATTCGTTGCAGCACTGGAATCGGTCGGTTTAGCGATCGATCGACGCGAACAATTCCGCGTCGGCACGATCGAGATCGATCACGATTGGCCGGCCTATCGAGCCTCGTGGAGCGGCAACCATCGGCACCAGATGCGGCGGATGGAGAATCGGGCCCGCAGGGAAGGTTCGCTGTCGCTGACAGTTTTGCGCGACATGCGGCGGGAGCAGGTGGAACCGTTGTTGCGGCGCGGCTTCGAAGTGGAATGCCGCGGATGGAAGGGGACAGGCGGAACGGCGGTGCTCAATTCGCGGGAAATGTTGGGCTATTATTGCCGGCTGGCCCGGCAACTGGCCGAGTGGGGGCAATTGCAATTGACGTTTCTGGAACTCGATGGCCGCCCGATCGCGTTCGAATTCGGCTGGAATGCGAAAGGAGTTTACTGCTCGCCGAAGGTCGGCTACGACGAAGCGTTCCGCCAGCTCACGCCCGGACAACTGTTGAGGCACGAATTGCTGGAGCGGTTTTTCGCCGATCCGGAGCAGCGGCTGTTCGATTTCGTCGGCCCGCTAGCCGAAGCCACCTTGAAATGGATCACCGGCTCGTACAAAATCGGCCGTTTGGCCGTCGGCACGGAGCGCCGCGGCGGGCGAGCGATGGTCGAAATGCTGCGGCGGTATGGTAAATGGAAAGGTGGGTCGAAATTCCGCGGCGGGCGAGAGCCCCACATCGAAGAATGTGGCGACAAGTCAAACTTCCTTGCTAGCGCTGCGGGCTCCCAACGCGATTGA